ATCCGATTTTATCAACACCAATGGATGCTGCATATTTCACTAAATCTTCTTGAAGTTGATGTACTTTCATTTCACATGCTCCTTTCAAATGATACAATAAATATAAATTTATTTTGTATTACATAATTTAGTATTTCTCCCATTAAAAACAATGTAAGAGGTGTTCTACATGAATATTTCAATAAATGAAGCTCTTTTTTCAGTAAATAAACAATTAAAAATTGGCCTTATCCATTATAGCAAAATTATCGTTGAAGAATCTCCTCAAATGATTAAAGGACGTACACAACTTTATCAGGAAAATCTATATTTGGAATTACAGGAAACACCTGTGACAGAGCGAACTGGTATTAAAGAGTGGCGCCAGCTTTGGAAGGCTTTCGGCGGTGATCCGAACCGTTACCGTCACTCTGCGGAAAGTTTAATGCGACGTATCGCTAAACAGCAATATTTAGCACCGTTCCATTCGGCTGTTGATTTAAACAACTTCTTTTCACTGCAGTACGAGATTCCTGTTGGCATATATGATTTAGATGTTATAGATGGGGACGTGGAAATCGGAGTAGGCAATGCGTCGACAGGCTATGAAGGGATCAACGGACGCTTTAATTCATTGGAGAATATCATTCATTCAAAAGATGCGCTCGGCCCATTCGGCAGCCCCTTTGTTGATTCAAAAAGAACGGCAGTAACAGAAGCTACGACAAATGCTCTGCAAATCTTTTATTTACGTCCTTCTCTTAGTGAAAAGGAAGCAACTGAACTATTGAGCAGTGCAGGAAACATGTTTACACAAATTAGCGGTGGCGAATATAAAGTACATATTCTTTCAAAGGAAAATTCAAAAGTTCATATTTAAGGAGTGAAATCGTTTGACTATTAACTTAGCTGAGGCAGTAAAACTGAAAAGTATCATTACGAAAAGAATCCAGGAACGAACAATACAAGTACATTCATTAACACATGCTATTATTGAAAAAGGCGAACAGCCGAAAACACCTGATTATACACTCGAAATGCTTGAAGCAGAGTTAAAAGAGCTTCGTTATGATTCACGTAAACTTGATGCCCTGATCTACCGGGCTAATATCGACAATACTATTGTGTTTAAAGATGAGGAAATGCCTATTGTTGAGGCGATTGAACTTGCGAGCCAATTACGCGCAGAAGCGCAGTTTTGTAAAAACCTTGGTTCAGAAGAGAAAGAAGCATTTTACCATAACTCCGGTGATGCAATGCTTTACCGCGTAGCATTGTATGATCCAATGACATATCGAAACCGTGCAAACGAGCTTGAAAAGGAAGCACATCGCCTTTCCAATTTAATTAATGCCAAAAACTATCAAGTTGAAATCGAATTTGATGACAGCAATTATTTCTAAACCTAGGGCGGTGAGACTCCAAACTGGGTAATAACGAGCGATTATGCTTCGGCATTCCCAACAACTGGTGAAACCAATAACTCTTTACCGTTTACAATGTTACCTTTCACTCATAACCAACCATAGTAAAAGCTAACACAAACTTATAGAGTAATTTTGCTCGCTCGTTATTAAAAGACACCTGCTCACATTTGTGAAAAGGTGTCTTTGCTTTTAATTACATATAATTCTTACTCTACACCCGGTAAAATTCTTAATTCCTTTTCATCTGCATCCAAAATTACATCCACACCTAATGGAATCGCAATATTAGGTTTACAATGGCCAATTTTAAACCCAGCTAACACAGGTTTGTTAAACGGCTTCAAATACCCTTCTATTACCTTCAATACATCTTCATAGTTGTATGTATCATCCGGCATATTAAAGTCTGCTATAACAAAGCCTGATGCAAGCTCCAGCTTTCTTGAAAGACGCAGCTGGTTCAGCATTAAATCAATTTGTTCAATTGTTTCCCCTATGTCTTCAAGAAGTAAAACTTTATTGCGCACATCAATTTCAAATTTAGTTCCTAGCGTACTGACAATACGGTTCAAATTTCCGCCTGTCAATTCGCCGCGTACAACTCCCGGTACAACTGTCGTAAGAGGTGAAATACTTTCCGTATACTGAATTTCAATTGGTTGGAACAGCTGTTGGAACATGTTTTTAGAAAGAGTATCCAGCTCCCCTTTTGGACTGGACATCATCGGACCATGGAATGTCACTAAATTTGCAAACTCGTTTACTTGAGTATGTAAAGCCGTCACATCGGAAAAGCCCCAAATAATTTTCGGATTGTCCTCGATTAATGGGTAACTTATTTTATCGATAATTCTTGAGACCCCATAGCCGCCCGTCACTAAAAAGACTGCCTTCACTTCCGGATCAACAATCATCTGGTGGAAATCTTTAATTCGCTCCTCATCGGAACCTGCCAAATAGCCTTCATATGCCTGTACCGTATTACCAAGCTTATATTTTAAACCAAGCTCTTCTAAAAGCGCTAATTTATCACCTAATGATTCTGTCTTAAGCGGACTGCTTAAATTAACTAATCCTACAGTATCGCCATGCTGTAATCTTGCTGGTCGAATTTTCATGTTAATGACCTCCTTTTACTTCTATCGCTATTGTATCATAGCGTTTTATGTAAAGCGCATTGCAAATTCCATGGGGTTGTCCCTATAATAGATAAAATCATTTTTCCAATATAAGGAGATGTACAATAATGAAATTTCCACCACAGCTACTGCTCATTTTGGCTACTTTATTATGGGGCGGTAACTTTGTAATTGGACGAGCTGTTTCTGGGGATATTCCTCCGATTACTCTTGCTTTTTTACGATGGATTGTCGCCTTTCTCGTGTTTTTCCCTATCGCTTACCAACGTACGAAAAAAGAATGGCCATCACTGAGACAGCATTTGGGTGCCGTCATTGTTTTAGCACTTACAGGAGTTGCTGCGTTTAATACGCTCGTTTATATCGGTTTGCATTATACAACATCCATCAATGCATCATTAATGAATTCATCAACACCGATTATTATATACATACTGAGCTTCATCTTTTTAAAAGAACATTTAACAAAATTTCAACTGCTCGGCACGTTTCTCTCTTTAGCCGGAGTGCTCTTTATTATATCTGGAGGTTCATTACAAAGCCTGCTTTCATTTTCATTCAACAAAGGGGACTTAATCGTATTAGTTGCGGTAGTGTGTTGGAGTGTGTATTCATTACTCATTAAAAAGTACGCTGGGAAATTGCCAGGATACTCTACATTTTTAGTGACGATCGCATTTGGTGCCATTATGTTACTCCCGTTTGCAGTATATGAACAACTTACATCGTCACAAGCAATCGTATGGAACGCTTCGACAATTGGGGCGATTATTTATGTAGGTATCATTGCTTCAATTGTTGCCTTTTTAAGCTGGAACACTGGCGTTGTCTCCTTAGGTGCAAACAAAGCAGGAATCTACCTCAACTTCATTCCATTATTTGCTACAATCTTTGCCGTGCTGTTTTTAAATGAGCAACTCCTGCTTGCTCAAATAATCGGTGGGATCGCTGTTATTGCTGGGGTGTTTATTTCAGCAATAAAATAAAAAGGAGTGCACATTGTATGCACTCCTTTATTTTATTTAACATCTGTATAAATAACGGTAACATCCGGATGGTTGTGCAGAGCGCTTGCAGGGAAGTCTTCTGTTACTATCCCACTGCGCAAACGATCAAAGGCCTCTTGTTTTGATGCACCCGAAATTAATAATACAATTTTTTTAGAACTCAAAATTGTTTTGATACCCATTGTAATGGCATGTGTCGGCACATCAGCAATTGAATCAAAATAAACTTGGTTCGCTTCACGTGTAGACTGTGCAAGCTCTACAATATTTGTACCTAAATCGAAAGGAGTTCCCGGTTCATTAAAACCGATATGTCCATTCACACCAATTCCTAAAAGCTGAATATCAATATTTCCTGCTGCCTTAATCATCGCATCATATTCAGCAGCGGCCTTTTCTAAATTTGATTTATTGCCTGCAGGTAAATTAATATTTTCTTGTTTTATATCGATATGATTAAACAGATGATGATCCATATAATAATGGTAGCTCGATTCATTTGCCGGATTAATACCGATATACTCATCCAGGTTAAAAGACTTGGCCTGTGCAAAAGAGACCTCGCCAGCCTTGTATGCTGCTACCAGCTCTTTATAAAAGCCTTCCGGAGTACCTCCTGTAGCCATTCCAAATACCGTTGCACTATTCTTTTTTAATTGATCTATAAAAATTGTTGCGGCAATTTTACTCATCTCATCATAGTTCGCCGCTTCAATCCATTTAAAATTTGTTGCTACATTCATTTATTTAATTCCCTACTTCCTCACTAAAATACATATTTGTTATTATCTAAATAATAATTGCTACATTTTATCTTCTTTATATTATAATGTTCATTCTATAGTAAATAATTTTAAGAAGCTAGAAAAAAACGTATTACTTCCTATAAAAAAAGTACGTACTGAAGCAAGCCTTATATATATGTAATTTGCATATCTTTCCTTACTTTAAATAAGTAAAACAGAGAAATCAAATAATTTTCTTCAACAATTTTATTATGCTTATACACACAAAAAAGCTGCCATTTTACAATAATGCTTAAACTGGATCATACCTCGCTTAATCGTATCAAGGAGTCTCTTAATGGATTAATACTTGATAATGTTTAATTTAAGACTAAGGAAGTCAATAATGGATTGTTGTTACAATTGTAACGTTATTATAAGAGGGTATTGAAGAAATAGAAATTAGACTATACTCCAATTAAATTAATGAAAGCATATGCAAAAAACCCTCAAAGCCTAATTTAAAGGCTTTAAGGGTTTTTTAATCTGTTGTATTGAACTGATACCGAGTGTGGGACTTGAACCCACACGCCTCGCGGCAACGGATTTTGAGTCCGTCGTGTCTGCCATTCCACCAACTCGGCAAAATAAGGTAAAAAAAAATCGGGTTTTCCGATTTAATAAAATATGGAGGCGGCAACCGGATTTGAACCGGTGATAAAGGTGTTGCAGACCTGTGCCTTACCACTTGGCTATGCCGCCATATTTGGAGCGGAAGACGAGGTTCGAACTCGCGACCCCCACCTTGGCAAGGTGGTGTTCTACCACTGAACTACTTCCGCAAATTAAAAAAATGGCTGGGGTACCTGGATTCGAACCAGGGCATGACGGAATCAAAATCCGTTGCCTTACCGCTTGGCTATACCCCAAATATTTAAATTTTAATATATAATGGGGCGACTGATGGGAATCGAACCCACGAATGCCTGAACCACAATCAGGTGCGTTAACCACTTCGCCACAACCGCCACTATATTATAATTTTAATACTTAAACCTAAATAAAAATGGGGCGACTGATGGGAATCGAACCCACGAATGCCTGAACCACAATCAGGTGCGTTAACCACTTCGCCACAACCGCCACTATATTATTTTAAGTATTTTTAAGTTATTTGGCAGGGGCAGTAGGAATCGAACCCACACTGACGGTTTTGGAGACCGTAGTTCTACCTTTAAACTATGCCCCTATCAAAAGGATGGTGGAGGGGGACGGATTCGAACCGCCGAACCCTAAGGAGCGGATTTACAGTCCGCCGCGTTTAGCCACTTCGCTACCCCTCCAGGTAATGGTGCCGGCGAAAGGAGTCGAACCCTCGACCTACTGATTACAAGTCAGTTGCTCTACCAACTGAGCTACACCGGCAAAAATATGGTGGGTTTGGACGGAATCGAACCGCCGACACTTAGAGCTTCAATCTAATGCTCTACCAACTGAGCTACAAACCCACAATTTAATGTTTTAAAAATGGCGGTCCCGACCGGGATCGAACCGGCGATCTCCTGCGTGACAGGCAGGCATGTTAACCGCTACACCACGGGACCATTTTGGTTGCGGGGGCAGGACTTGAACCTGCGACCTTCGGGTTATGAGCCCGACGAGCTACCACTGCTCCACCCCGCGATAATATTATTTGTTTAATGGTGGAGGATGACGGGCTCGAACCGCCGACCCCCTGCTTGTAAGGCAGGTGCTCTCCCAGCTGAGCTAATCCTCCAACGCTGGATACTACTTATGTATCTTTTTGGTGACCCGTACGGGATTCGAACCCGTGTTACCGCCGTGAAAGGGCGGTGTCTTAACCACTTGACCAACGGGCCTCTAAATTTGCCTGGCGGAGAGTAAGGGATTTGAACCCTTGATGCAGGGTTACCCGCATACACGATTTCCAATCGTGCTCCTTCGGCCACTCGGACAACTCTCCAAGATTTAATGGCTCCGAAGGCAGGACTCGAACCTGCGACCTGCCGGTTAACAGCCGGATGCTCTACCAACTGAGCTACTTCGGAATAATTCTGTAACAGCCTAGCGACGCCCTACTCTCACAGGGGGAAGCCCCCAACTACCATCGGCGCTAAAGAGCTTAACTTCCGTGTTCGGTATGGGAACGGGTGTGACCTCTTTGCTATCATCACTAGACTATTATTCGAAAGACATTATTCATTATATCATACTTTTCTTATTTGTCAAGTATTTTCTATAATAAAATTTCATTCTTTCAAAACTGGATAAACGTTTCATTGAGTTGTGCAATAAAATGTGGTTAAGTCCTCGACCGATTAGTATTCGTCAGCTGCATGCGTCACCGCACTTCCACCTCGAACCTATCTACCTGATCGTCTTTCAGGGGTCTTACTTACTTGCGTAATGGGAAATCTCATCTTGAGGGGGGCTTCATGCTTAGATGCTTTCAGCACTTATCCCGTCCATACATAGCTACCCAGCGATGCCTTTGGCAAGACAACTGGTACACCAGCGGTATGTCCATCCCGGTCCTCTCGTACTAAGGACAGCTCCTCTCAAATTTCCTACGCCCACGACGGATAGGGACCGAACTGTCTCACGACGTTCTGAACCCAGCTCGCGTACCGCTTTAATGGGCGAACAGCCCAACCCTTGGGACCGACTACAGCCCCAGGATGCGATGAGCCGACATCGAGGTGCCAAACCTCCCCGTCGATGTGGACTCTTGGGGGAGATAAGCCTGTTATCCCCGGGGTAGCTTTTATCCGTTGAGCGATGGCCCTTCCATGCGGAACCACCGGATCACTAAGCCCGTCTTTCGACCCTGCTCGACTTGTAGGTCTCGCAGTCAAGCTCCCTTATGCCTTTACACTCTACGAATGATTTCCAACCATTCTGAGGGAACCTTTGGGCGCCTCCGTTACCTTTTAGGAGGCGACCGCCCCAGTCAAACTGTCCGCCTGACACTGTCTCCTACCCCGCTAAGGGGCATGGGTTAGAAGTTCAATACAACCAGGGTAGTATCCCACCGACGCCTCCTTCGAAGCTGGCGCTCCGAGATCTCTGGCTCCTACCTATCCTGTACAAGTTGTACCAAAATTCAATATCAGGCTACAGTAAAGCTCCACGGGGTCTTTCCGTCCTGTCGCGGGTAACCTGCATCTTCACAGGTACTATAATTTCACCGAGTCTCTCGTTGAGACAGTGCCCAGATCGTTACGCCTTTCGTGCGGGTCGGAACTTACCCGACAAGGAATTTCGCTACCTTAGGACCGTTATAGTTACGGCCGCCGTTTACTGGGGCTTCAATTCACAGCTTCGCTTGCGCTAACCGCTCCTCTTAACCTTCCAGCACCGGGCAGGCGT
Above is a window of Solibacillus isronensis DNA encoding:
- a CDS encoding B3/B4 domain-containing protein — protein: MNISINEALFSVNKQLKIGLIHYSKIIVEESPQMIKGRTQLYQENLYLELQETPVTERTGIKEWRQLWKAFGGDPNRYRHSAESLMRRIAKQQYLAPFHSAVDLNNFFSLQYEIPVGIYDLDVIDGDVEIGVGNASTGYEGINGRFNSLENIIHSKDALGPFGSPFVDSKRTAVTEATTNALQIFYLRPSLSEKEATELLSSAGNMFTQISGGEYKVHILSKENSKVHI
- the nagB gene encoding glucosamine-6-phosphate deaminase, whose amino-acid sequence is MNVATNFKWIEAANYDEMSKIAATIFIDQLKKNSATVFGMATGGTPEGFYKELVAAYKAGEVSFAQAKSFNLDEYIGINPANESSYHYYMDHHLFNHIDIKQENINLPAGNKSNLEKAAAEYDAMIKAAGNIDIQLLGIGVNGHIGFNEPGTPFDLGTNIVELAQSTREANQVYFDSIADVPTHAITMGIKTILSSKKIVLLISGASKQEAFDRLRSGIVTEDFPASALHNHPDVTVIYTDVK
- a CDS encoding DMT family transporter, which encodes MKFPPQLLLILATLLWGGNFVIGRAVSGDIPPITLAFLRWIVAFLVFFPIAYQRTKKEWPSLRQHLGAVIVLALTGVAAFNTLVYIGLHYTTSINASLMNSSTPIIIYILSFIFLKEHLTKFQLLGTFLSLAGVLFIISGGSLQSLLSFSFNKGDLIVLVAVVCWSVYSLLIKKYAGKLPGYSTFLVTIAFGAIMLLPFAVYEQLTSSQAIVWNASTIGAIIYVGIIASIVAFLSWNTGVVSLGANKAGIYLNFIPLFATIFAVLFLNEQLLLAQIIGGIAVIAGVFISAIK
- a CDS encoding S66 peptidase family protein, whose translation is MKIRPARLQHGDTVGLVNLSSPLKTESLGDKLALLEELGLKYKLGNTVQAYEGYLAGSDEERIKDFHQMIVDPEVKAVFLVTGGYGVSRIIDKISYPLIEDNPKIIWGFSDVTALHTQVNEFANLVTFHGPMMSSPKGELDTLSKNMFQQLFQPIEIQYTESISPLTTVVPGVVRGELTGGNLNRIVSTLGTKFEIDVRNKVLLLEDIGETIEQIDLMLNQLRLSRKLELASGFVIADFNMPDDTYNYEDVLKVIEGYLKPFNKPVLAGFKIGHCKPNIAIPLGVDVILDADEKELRILPGVE
- a CDS encoding DIP1984 family protein; the encoded protein is MTINLAEAVKLKSIITKRIQERTIQVHSLTHAIIEKGEQPKTPDYTLEMLEAELKELRYDSRKLDALIYRANIDNTIVFKDEEMPIVEAIELASQLRAEAQFCKNLGSEEKEAFYHNSGDAMLYRVALYDPMTYRNRANELEKEAHRLSNLINAKNYQVEIEFDDSNYF